The Oryzias latipes chromosome 9, ASM223467v1 region TTGGCTTCttttataaatatgtaaaaaaaaaaaaaacaactaagacCTACAGAGAAACAGGTGAACAGAATATTTACATGACAACAGCTGATGAGTTCATCTTTAACCAAAGCTGCTGCTGACAGTTTAACAGATTCAGATTGACAGAAGATGAACACTCCTGTTCAGGGTTGGCTGAAGAGCGAGGTCATTATCAGAACCTTTAACCAAGTTAATCTGGGAGAAGTTCTGCACCAAAAAACACCAGtttttcatctttgctgataatgtATGGTCCGTTTGTTTTCACTTTCAGCATAGTGTTttctttaaaggaaaacaaGGCAGATGTGTAAAGGGTTTTTATACAATTACAACATTCTACAAAATCATCTGTTTTAAGAATTTCCTTGTATTTAGGATAATCCTCCGACAGAGCTAACACGGTGCAGGAGAGGGCCTGGTTTTCACACTCATTAGGGATTTCGAAGGCGACCTGCAGGAACACCCTGTAAAAGCCGTCTCTTGGCACCACCAGATTGCCGTCAGAGTAATTAAATCCTCCGAGGAAAGCGTTTCCAAGTTCAGTCTCCCATTGTAGGGGATCTCCACTGGTCTGATTAACTttagctagaaaaaaaaagaaaaaaactaaatttaatgCTTCACCATTTACTAgcaatatgaacattttaccaaCCCAACTTCCAACAAAGTTTGGATTTGATCGTATGCtacataacaaaacaacttgATAATAATGTGTTCATTTAGTACGCCAAAGTAAAATGAGGTTAGCCCTAGAATCCCCCCCAAATTACCAGTAGTTTACAGGTAAACATTTTCTGGAAAACTGATGAGATGTTCCAAGAGAAACACACATACAGTACACACATCACAAGAGCAGAAAGTGTGCAAGTCCAGCCCCCAGTCTGGCTCCCAAAACACTCTGCAGAACCATCTCAAGGAATCGATGGTATTGAAAGTAGATGAATAATGGAAAGTGTTACATTTAAGCAGGTCATGGAGCTTGAAATCAACTGTCAATTCAGAGGGACATCTgcagaaataccaaccttgaaCCAGTGTATTGGAGAGGGAAGCTCTGATTTTacagatcagtgtttttctacccccacctacagccacACGCTGTGGGTTGTGAGCAAACGGTACAGGTGTTGAGGTCACCCTCAGAGATAGGAGGTGAAGTTTAGCCGTTCAGGAAATTCTTGTGAGTAAAGCCAATTCTTCAGCTGGTTACGCTGGTTTAGAAATCTGGAGAGAATGTCACCTGGACACCCTCCTAGTAGGAGGGCTCCACAATTGAGCCATGACATGCCAAAGAAGTTGTGTCTCTCAACTCTCAACTCAAACTACTGCTACAGCGACACAAACCTCAGAAAAAGTAGTGggtggataaatggatggatggatggatggattgacggatgaatgaatggatggatggtactGACATATATTTAGATGTGCATATTCCCTTTAAGACCCATGCCAGACAGAATGTCACATGACTTCCTTACTGCTGGTTTTATAGTTTTCTATTACCAACAGATAAATAAAGATGATCTTCCCTTTCTTATAgtatacagtgttccctcgctatATCGCGGTTCACCTTTCACAGTCTTGCTGTttcatggatttttttcagtgaaatttTGCATGCGTTATTTTACAGTACATTGTGTTCTGTGCCCTGGTTGGTTGTAGACCTTGTCAATTAATGTCCTTTTTGCTTTGTCTCTGCTCTAGATAAATCTTTAATCGTgatcaaatctttgttttgattttataacACTGGACTTAATAttctatgaaggtttaaactttgagaaCTTAAACAAGATaggaaagtgtgaaaatgtttatgtctgTCTAAGAAAAGTTTATAGTGTGTAATAAGAAGGTCTACAGCCTTAAAACGTTGATAATcctacttcacggatttcaTCTCATTTTTAGAACATGACCCCCCCGTGATAAGTGAGGAAACACTGTATTGTTATTATAACAAATTATATAATAACAATACAATGTTTCCTCACTTATTACTATCATTAATTATTACTTATTAAAGTAATATATGTCTTCTACCAGAGTGCCCTGGTGCCAACCTGTACATGCAACAGGTTTGTCAAGTATACTGTACCCAACAACACATATTTCATCACACTACAGCCTAACATGCTGCTGTAAATACCTTACTGCTATCTAGTAACACAAATTCAGAAGATAAGAAGACAGTGACAACATCATCCCATAGTAGTTCTATGTTCTGAGCACAAACCAGGAACTCCATCCAACACAGGTCAATTGAGCAGTGATGAGTCAAGAGTTTAGGATTTGTTGTGTATCTTAGAAAACCATAATAAAAGTCCAAAGTCTGTGCAGGCTGAGACGATGTACTCATAGAAGCTTTCACTAGAGTCTGGaacaaataaaccatttaaaaggCTGCTCACAAGGAAGACACAACtttcaataaaaacccaaaatgcCTGTACCAACAAACATGTGCAAAAATGGAGTGCTGAATCTGACTAGAGGCCTCTGCTTCTACTCTTATAGAGTGTTTATCTTCTGGAGGGCATCTTAATGGAGTCGCTCCATCTTATCCGCACTTGTTAACAAGACAGACACAACTCTTCAGACCTGTCCTGACACTGTCCTGTAGAAGTATCCACTGATCTCTTAGAACAAGTCATCACTCCTGGCGTCAGTCAGACCAGGAGCACTTCACATGTGTATCCTGTAGTCATCTGTGCATTGATCTTCAAGCACCCTTTCCGCACGTTCCCTGTGACTATAAAGACTAGCAACAATTGACTTTCCCCATGACTTGTTTCAATGGTGTAAGGCATTGTCTAGGTTTTATAGAATGGTGGCATCCCGAGTAGACCTATAAGTTTTCATGATTGTGCACTAATCAACTTGAACATCTGTTCCTGGGACCATAGCAAAACGTTCAGACAACAGAACCTTCAAACACACAACTCCTTCTTCTGTAAGGTCATTTTGCTGTGTCAGATTGGGTCTTTTCAAAATACGGACAAGATTCTACCGCAATCCTTCCATCTCCAGTACTGCTGTGATCCAAAT contains the following coding sequences:
- the LOC110015654 gene encoding uncharacterized protein LOC110015654, giving the protein MQSARQQLIYEGGADSMEQECVCAEAGLHGVSAARRHRSGWQWQQRTTQLLLLVVVALLLLLSAVLALLVIFGLERDWRAPHGKQDRLVSLPPDTGDCKEQVETFKPLSHNDGRTPRAMLTAAKVNQTSGDPLQWETELGNAFLGGFNYSDGNLVVPRDGFYRVFLQVAFEIPNECENQALSCTVLALSEDYPKYKEILKTDDFVECCNCIKTLYTSALFSFKENTMLKVKTNGPYIISKDEKLVFFGAELLPD